A window of Phycodurus eques isolate BA_2022a chromosome 5, UOR_Pequ_1.1, whole genome shotgun sequence contains these coding sequences:
- the bend7 gene encoding BEN domain-containing protein 7 encodes MDIGERRKRRRKSQSFKLVTDEEFGPSYVTHSSSKDANGEQDAAVPDVWLGDDSMEIKRQITGMMWLLGDRTGRVYQRAEKERDSSSTTDNTTRRQSAPSTPLQSGPTCGTLSKDPRTVNNTQDVFKVDDAPVTNHTDAVPEPVAPGPPRCMCNCEGTLRAILRELRAMRRLMQTRRVSYTRTTAYCWASKTTGVDIRIDCEVTVSSASPQQPCQPRLGPVLAANHRPRKRRSVLKAARKAAPSPAATTPLTGEPAEAAKEEDSGNPFLLPDDSSESSVRQTQSNAGSANSTRPTKALQAIDIQSEVRLAEDYDVFISKAQLESILVNYTRSGSLLFRKLVCAFFDDATLANSLPNGRRKRGVNDNRKGLDQNIVGAIKVFTEKYCSEHRIEKLPGPRDWVQILQDQIKLARRRLKRDAAQEAVNGPSSSATSACQQEWERH; translated from the exons ATGGACATTggggagaggaggaagaggaggaggaagtcaCAGAGCTTCAAACTCGTCACGGATGAAG AATTTGGACCCTCATATGTGACTCATTCCAGCAGCAAGGACGCTAATGGAGAACAAGATGCGGCTGTTCCAGATG TTTGGCTGGGGGATGACAGCATGGAGATCAAGAGGCAGATCACGGGCATGATGTGGCTTCTGGGCGACAGGACGGGCAGGGTGTATCAACGTGCGGAAAAAGAGCGGGACAGCTCATCGACGACGGACAACACGACCCGGCGACAGTCCGCACCTTCCACGCCGCTCCAGAGTGGTCCCACCTGCGGCACGCTCTCCAAAGATCCCAGAACCGTCAACAACACCCAGGATGTGTTCAAAGTGGATGACGCTCCCG TTACAAATCACACAGACGCGGTGCCGGAACCAGTCGCGCCAGGGCCCCCCCGCTGCATGTGCAACTGCGAGGGCACTTTGCGGGCCATATTACGGGAGCTGCGTGCCATGCGGCGGCTGATGCAGACTCGGAGAG TGTCCTATACGCGGACAACTGCATATTGCTGGGCTTCGAAAACCACTGGTGTCGACATACGGATAGACTGTGAAGTCACCGTGTCgtcag CGTCACCACAGCAGCCCTGCCAACCTCGCCTGGGGCCCGTCCTCGCTGCTAATCACAGACCCCGGAAGAGGAGATCGGTGTTGAAAGCGGCAAGAAAGGCGGCTCCTTCCCCTGCGGCGACAACGCCACTCACTGGTGAACCCGCAGAAGCTGCAAAAGAGGAAGACTCAGGGAATCCTTTTCTCCTACCCGACGACTCCTCTGAGAGCTCTGTGCGGCAAACTCAGAGTAACGCAGGAAGTGCCAACAGCACAAGGCCAACGAAGGCACTGCAGGCTATTGACATACAG TCGGAAGTGCGTCTTGCCGAGGATTACGACGTGTTTATCTCCAAGGCTCAGCTAGAGTCCATCCTGGTCAACTATACACGCTCTGGAAGCCTCCTCTTCCGGAAACTG GTGTGTGCCTTCTTTGATGATGCTACCCTGGCTAACTCCTTGCCAAAtgggagaaggaagagaggaGTTAATGACAACAGGAAAGGCCTGGACCAGAATATCGTTGGTGCCATTAAAG TTTTTACAGAGAAGTACTGCAGCGAGCACAGAATAGAGAAGCTGCCTGGTCCACGAGACTGGGTTCAGATCCTTCAGGATCAAATCAAACTTGCCAGGCGGAGGCTGAAAAGGG